From one Myxococcales bacterium genomic stretch:
- a CDS encoding VCBS repeat-containing protein yields the protein MPQALSVRSWLVGLGVAIAGIACGGSSDEGEGGGAGEVVDLGVTSQGLTASDSQPLANTQVAGTMQGSLNVTRLGQARYSVPLAITQGPGGMTPTLSLEYMHDGADGVFGVGFSLSGLSGITRCNKTTAQDGAPDSLRWDYNDRFCLDGQRLVAISGAYGGDGTEYRTEVESFSRIVSRGAANGGPVAFDVWTRDGRYLQYGATEDSRVEKWQAAQVHRWLVNRVSDRVGNGYDVVYNEHNGSSTATPSWIHSFGANGVRTGQSIEFNYDTRPDVKTVFQSGNFFRPHRRVTQIASRDGTSVARKYKFAYDAGAAGGRSRLVTVTECGAGDVCYAPTRFTWSAPSFSYDRRYFGGGGQGGLVPGDFNGDGKTDLFTWWNGDWRGWVNYSNGTSFTGWQEKVWDMPPQRMPVVADFNGDGKSDLLTMWTDGQAFVWLSNGSGFGPRQTWGQRADLFGSVHATDINGDGKADLVDRQPGWVHVWYSTGGGFGYLASMPISGDVSFGDFDADGRSDMMEIRDHQVFVRRANGGGFDPEVWWGTLLAGTRQFTDVNGDGTTDVVVRDAGGQYQVYWSAGDKLVYANSYGIFGAQDVLVDLNGDGKADVLGYSEGVIRAGFALPQSTGFDHMPSWSVWYGAHAAPNKQFRLDSTWLTPTGALLNGGGDLYWEASTCQELGYPPANAGFECGHRWGNVDGMAPSHSNHCYDTGGEGGGQSCYSECSNTPQIWRSNGWGGSEPWNPRWTTRPRR from the coding sequence ATGCCCCAAGCGCTGTCGGTTCGGTCGTGGTTGGTCGGTTTGGGTGTCGCGATCGCTGGGATCGCATGTGGAGGCTCTTCGGACGAAGGGGAGGGAGGCGGCGCCGGTGAAGTCGTCGACCTCGGCGTCACATCGCAAGGCCTGACGGCCAGCGACAGCCAACCCCTTGCGAACACGCAGGTCGCAGGCACGATGCAGGGCTCGCTGAACGTGACGCGTCTCGGACAAGCGCGCTACTCGGTTCCGCTCGCCATCACGCAGGGGCCGGGCGGCATGACACCGACGCTCTCGCTCGAGTACATGCACGACGGCGCCGATGGCGTGTTCGGCGTGGGCTTCTCGCTCTCGGGACTTTCAGGCATCACGCGCTGCAACAAGACGACCGCGCAGGATGGTGCACCCGACTCGTTGCGGTGGGATTACAACGACCGCTTCTGTCTGGACGGACAACGCCTCGTCGCGATCAGCGGCGCCTACGGCGGCGACGGCACCGAGTACCGCACGGAGGTGGAGTCGTTCTCGCGGATCGTCTCGCGCGGCGCCGCAAACGGGGGTCCCGTCGCCTTCGACGTGTGGACGCGCGACGGTCGGTACCTCCAATACGGCGCGACCGAGGACTCGCGGGTCGAGAAATGGCAAGCGGCCCAGGTGCACCGCTGGCTCGTCAATCGCGTAAGCGACCGCGTCGGCAACGGCTACGACGTCGTCTACAACGAGCACAACGGCTCGAGCACCGCGACGCCGTCGTGGATCCACTCGTTCGGCGCGAACGGCGTGCGCACCGGCCAGAGCATCGAGTTCAACTACGACACGCGGCCGGACGTGAAGACGGTGTTCCAGTCCGGGAACTTCTTCCGGCCGCATCGACGCGTGACCCAGATCGCCTCGCGCGACGGCACGAGCGTCGCCCGCAAATACAAGTTCGCCTACGACGCGGGCGCAGCCGGCGGACGGAGCCGACTCGTCACCGTGACGGAGTGCGGCGCCGGCGACGTGTGTTACGCGCCGACGCGCTTCACCTGGTCGGCGCCGTCGTTCTCCTACGACCGGCGATATTTCGGCGGTGGCGGCCAAGGTGGCCTCGTGCCCGGTGACTTCAACGGCGACGGCAAGACGGATCTGTTCACCTGGTGGAACGGCGACTGGCGCGGGTGGGTCAACTACTCGAACGGGACGAGCTTCACGGGCTGGCAAGAGAAGGTCTGGGACATGCCGCCCCAGCGCATGCCGGTCGTCGCGGACTTCAACGGCGACGGCAAGAGCGACCTCTTGACCATGTGGACCGACGGGCAAGCCTTCGTTTGGCTCTCGAACGGCAGCGGCTTCGGGCCCCGTCAAACCTGGGGTCAACGCGCCGATCTGTTTGGCAGCGTTCACGCGACGGACATCAACGGTGACGGCAAGGCCGACCTCGTCGACCGCCAGCCTGGCTGGGTGCACGTCTGGTACTCGACGGGCGGAGGCTTCGGTTATCTCGCCTCGATGCCGATCAGCGGTGATGTGTCGTTTGGTGACTTCGACGCGGACGGCCGCTCCGACATGATGGAGATCCGCGACCATCAAGTGTTCGTGCGCCGCGCGAACGGTGGCGGGTTCGATCCGGAGGTCTGGTGGGGCACGTTGCTTGCGGGCACACGCCAGTTCACGGACGTGAACGGCGATGGGACGACCGACGTCGTCGTGCGCGACGCGGGTGGCCAGTACCAAGTGTACTGGTCGGCGGGTGACAAGCTCGTCTACGCCAACTCGTACGGCATCTTCGGCGCGCAAGACGTGTTGGTCGACCTCAACGGCGACGGCAAAGCAGACGTGCTCGGCTACTCGGAAGGGGTCATTCGCGCGGGCTTCGCGCTGCCGCAAAGCACCGGCTTCGACCACATGCCCTCGTGGAGCGTGTGGTACGGGGCGCACGCCGCGCCAAACAAGCAGTTTCGACTCGATTCGACTTGGCTCACGCCGACCGGCGCCTTGCTGAACGGCGGTGGCGATCTCTACTGGGAGGCGAGCACGTGTCAGGAGCTCGGCTATCCCCCCGCGAACGCGGGCTTCGAGTGCGGTCACCGCTGGGGCAACGTCGACGGCATGGCCCCAAGCCACAGTAACCACTGTTACGACACGGGCGGCGAG
- a CDS encoding DUF4303 domain-containing protein, with amino-acid sequence MPHRGGCHTSGGSSAEVANTSCRRSLVPACPALRDSSPAGAHRAWPPPHGTRPRTGRPSDRPASTCPRVASSARQDSAERHTRPSVNTAQHLAAMQRQHPDEAMHYKFATPEWKYEATGADAAFRAICLKVRTQALAFEGVSKANAKTLGPERRRAHLAGAR; translated from the coding sequence ATTCCCCACCGAGGAGGCTGCCATACGTCTGGAGGTAGTTCGGCAGAAGTAGCCAACACGAGCTGCCGACGGTCCCTCGTCCCAGCCTGCCCAGCGCTTCGCGATAGCTCGCCGGCAGGCGCACACCGAGCTTGGCCTCCGCCTCACGGAACACGGCCTCGGACGGGACGTCCTTCGGATCGCCCAGCATCAACATGTCCGCGAGTCGCATCATCGGCGCGCCAGGATAGCGCGGAGCGGCATACGCGCCCGTCGGTCAACACCGCCCAGCACCTCGCCGCGATGCAGCGCCAGCATCCTGACGAGGCCATGCACTACAAGTTCGCCACGCCCGAGTGGAAGTACGAGGCTACCGGCGCGGACGCGGCGTTCCGTGCGATCTGCTTGAAGGTCCGCACGCAGGCGCTCGCCTTCGAAGGCGTGTCGAAGGCCAATGCGAAGACGCTAGGTCCTGAACGACGACGCGCCCACCTCGCAGGCGCACGGTGA